One genomic window of Nicotiana sylvestris chromosome 10, ASM39365v2, whole genome shotgun sequence includes the following:
- the LOC104211123 gene encoding sulfate transporter 1.3-like: MGHSSVEAEETKEMDIRSFSSSRHNQTPYIHKVGVPPKQDIFKELKTTVKETFFADDPLRCFKDQPRSRKFVLGLQAIFPILEWGRSYNFAKFRGDLIAGLTIASLCIPQDIGYSKLANLAPQYGLYSSFVPPLVYAFMGSSRDIAIGPVAVVSLLLGTLLRNEIDPTTNPHEYLRLAFTATFFAGITQATLGILRLGFLIDFLSHAAVVGFMGGAAITIALQQLKGFLGIKKFTKKTDIISVMKSVWHSANHGWNWQTILIGATFLTFLLFAKYIGKKNKRLFWVPAIAPLISVILSTFFVYITHAEKKGVAIVGHIEKGINPPSVKEIYFTGDYLLKGLRTGIVAGMIALTEAVAIGRTFASMKDYQLDGNKEMVALGAMNIVGSMTSCYVATGSFSRSAVNYMAGCQTAVSNIVMSVVVFLTLEFITPLFKYTPNAILAAIIISAVLGLIDYEAAILIWKIDKFDFVACMGAFFGVVFASVEIGLLIAVTISFAKILLQVTRPRTATLGRIPRTNVYRNIQQYPEATKVPGVLIVRVDSAIYFSNSNYIKERILRWLTDEEEQLKAAGLPKIQFLIVEMSPVTDIDTSGIHALEELLRSLKKRGVQLVLSNPGRVVIDKLHASNFPSQIGEDKIFLTVADAVLTCSLKLPEEV, encoded by the exons ATGGGTCATTCTAGTGTTGAGGCAGAAGAAACCAAAGAGATGGATATCAGAAGTTTTTCATCCTCGCGACACAACCAAACGCCCTATATTCACAAGGTTGGAGTCCCCCCAAAACAGGACATATTCAAGGAGTTAAAGACTACTGTGAAGGAGACGTTCTTTGCAGATGATCCACTGCGTTGCTTTAAGGATCAACCGAGGTCTAGGAAGTTTGTCCTTGGTTTACAGGCCATATTTCCAATATTAGAATGGGGTAGAAGCTATAACTTTGCTAAATTCCGAGGTGATCTTATTGCTGGTCTCACCATTGCAAGCCTTTGCATTCCTCAG GACATTGGCTATTCCAAGCTTGCAAATTTAGCTCCTCAGTACGGATTAT ACTCCAGCTTTGTTCCGCCTCTGGTTTATGCCTTCATGGGCAGCTCGAGAGATATAGCCATAGGGCCTGTGGCTGTTGTCTCACTCTTGTTAGGTACTCTACTCCGGAATGAAATTGATCCGACTACAAATCCACATGAGTATCTGAGGCTTGCATTTACAGCTACCTTTTTTGCTGGCATTACTCAGGCTACTCTTGGGATCCTAAG ATTGGGCTTCTTAATTGACTTCCTATCTCATGCTGCTGTTGTTGGATTCATGGGTGGTGCTGCCATTACAATTGCCCTTCAGCAACTTAAAGGGTTTTTAGGCATCAAGAAGTTTACTAAGAAAACAGATATCATATCTGTAATGAAATCAGTGTGGCATTCAGCCAACCATGGA TGGAACTGGCAGACAATTCTCATTGGAGCAACCTTTTTAACTTTCCTTTTGTTCGCCAAGTACATT GGTAAGAAGAACAAAAGGCTGTTCTGGGTACCTGCAATTGCGCCGTTGATTTCTGTCATTCTTTCCACCTTCTTTGTCTACATTACTCATGCTGAAAAAAAGGGAGTCGCGATT GTAGGACACATTGAGAAAGGAATAAATCCTCCTTCCGTCAAGGAAATATATTTCACTGGTGACTATCTCTTAAAAGGGCTTCGGACTGGTATTGTAGCTGGCATGATTGCATTGACG GAAGCTGTTGCAATTGGAAGAACCTTTGCTTCAATGAAGGACTACCAGTTGGACGGAAACAAAGAGATGGTGGCGCTTGGAGCTATGAATATTGTTGGCTCAATGACATCCTGCTATGTAGCTACTG GCTCCTTCTCTCGCTCAGCAGTAAATTACATGGCTGGCTGTCAAACTGCAGTTTCCAACATTGTCATGTCTGTCGTTGTGTTCCTAACTTTGGAATTCATAACCCCTCTTTTTAAGTATACTCCGAATGCAATCCTTGCTGCCATCATCATCTCTGCTGTACTCGGCTTAATTGACTATGAAGCAGCAATTTTGATTTGGAAGATTGACAAATTTGATTTTGTCGCTTGCATGGGGGCATTTTTTGGCGTGGTTTTTGCCTCTGTTGAGATTGGTCTTTTAATCGCG GTCACAATATCATTTGCTAAGATTCTCCTCCAAGTCACAAGGCCGCGAACAGCTACTCTTGGTAGGATACCCCGGACAAATGTATATAGAAACATTCAGCAATACCCCGAGGCAACAAAAGTTCCTGGTGTATTGATTGTGAGAGTAGATTCAGCTATATACTTCTCAAACTCTAACTACATAAAGGAAAG GATATTGAGATGGTTAACGGATGAGGAAGAACAACTAAAAGCAGCTGGCCTTCCTAAAATTCAATTCCTGATTGTTGAGATGTCAC CTGTTACTGACATTGACACCAGTGGCATCCATGCCTTGGAAGAGTTGCTCAGAAGCCTAAAAAAGAGAGGTGTTCAG CTTGTTCTCTCGAACCCGGGAAGAGTGGTGATTGACAAGCTACATGCATCCAATTTTCCAAGTCAAATCGGCGAGGACAAGATATTTCTCACAGTTGCAGATGCTGTGCTAACCTGTTCACTAAAATTGCCAGAAGAAGTTTAA
- the LOC138879325 gene encoding uncharacterized protein: protein MVNILSWNVRGLNTPNKQKETKLLCNDEKVGMIGLLETKIKKDRIEQIAGKLFSGWQIKRYFKYCNAWAQHPQFNQIVSYVWTTFVEGCKMFQIVKKMKLLKRKLRELNSQYFSNIEQTTKVDRQALKQEEHEKYQKFKESSNLAEMFLQQKSKATWLRLGDDNTGYFYSVIRHKRLKLATIQLKDDQGVWQTEPEAIVDLFLSYYQELLGQKASSRRRAYKGFIQNGSLLTTELQLRLLQPIEEKEVKKELF, encoded by the exons ATGGTTAATATTCTCTCCTGGAATGTAAGGGGGCTTAATACTCCCAATAAGCAAAAGGAGACTAAACTCCTTTGCAATGATGAAAAGGTTGGAATGATAGGattattagaaacaaaaataaagaaggatagaattgAACAAATAGCAGGGAAACTATTTAGTGGATGGCA GATTAAAAGATACTTTAAGTACTGCAATGCTTGGGCACAACACCCTCAGTTTAATCAGATTGTTTCATATGTATGGACAACATTTGTAGAAGGATGCAAAATGTTTCAGATTGTTAAAAAGATGAAGTTACTGAAAaggaagcttagggaacttaacAGTCAATACTTCAGCAATATTGAGCAAACAACTAAAGTAGACAGACAAGCATTGAAGCAG GAAGAACATGAGAAATATCAGAAGTTTAAAGAATCATCCAACCTTGCTGAAATGTTTCTACAACAGAAAAGTAAAGCTACATGGTTAAGGCTGGGAGATGACAACACTGGGTACTTCTACTCAGTAATAAGACACAAAAGATTGAAGTTAGCTACTATCCAATTGAAAGATGACCAAGGGGTATGGCAGACAGAACCAGAAGCAATTGTAGACTTGTTCCTAAGCTACTATCAAGAACTGCTTGGGCAAAAGGCTAGTTCAAGAAGGAGAGCATACAAAGGCTTCATACAAAATGGTTCTTTACTGACAACAGAGTTGCAGCTGAGATTACTGCAGCCTATTGAGGAAAAGGAAGTTAAGAAGGAATTATTCTAG